In Ipomoea triloba cultivar NCNSP0323 chromosome 15, ASM357664v1, one genomic interval encodes:
- the LOC116007667 gene encoding cytochrome P450 71D6-like, which translates to MLNLISFCLFLSFISFVLTQWMKLKTGQNLPPGPTKLPLIGNMHRLVGAVPYVTLRDLSKQYGKELMHLQLGEVSVVVVSSAEVAKLFLKTHDLDFASRPRILAGDEVFYERSDLVFSPYGEYWRQMRKVCMTELLSARTVRSFSYIRQDESHRLLDRVRSSSRAGRPINIVDEVTSFMSSVVCRAAFGSDAYKEFTTME; encoded by the exons ATGTTAAACCTCATTTCTTTTTGTCTCTTTCTTTCCTTCATCAGTTTCGTCCTGACACAATGGATGAAGCTGAAAACCGGCCAGAATTTGCCTCCCGGACCGACGAAGCTGCCACTCATCGGAAACATGCACCGTTTAGTAGGCGCAGTCCCATACGTTACCCTTAGAGACTTGTCCAAACAGTACGGCAAGGAACTCATGCACCTTCAACTCGGAGAAGTTTCTGTTGTGGTGGTCTCGTCAGCCGAGGTAGCCAAACTGTTCCTTAAAACTCACGACCTCGACTTCGCCAGTAGACCCAGAATTCTAGCCGGCGACGAGGTCTTTTACGAAAGGTCTGACCTCGTTTTTAGTCCTTACGGTGAGTACTGGAGGCAAATGCGTAAAGTTTGCATGACGGAACTCCTCAGTGCCAGAACCGTACGTTCCTTCAGCTACATCAGGCAAGATGAGAGCCATCGTCTATTGGATCGTGTCCGTTCATCATCCCGCGCTGGCAGGCCAATCAATATAGTTGATGAAGTCACGTCATTTATGAGCTCCGTAGTTTGTAGAGCTGCATTTG GATCGGATGCTTACAAAGAATTCACCACAATGGAGTAA
- the LOC116007666 gene encoding premnaspirodiene oxygenase-like: protein MVKVGQKTDEIMGDIIKEHRNNLGSGKTGSGESGSEDIVDVLIKLKDSDSLPMSITDDNIKAVILDLFAGAVDTSKTTTVCAMVEMVKNPRVLAKAQAQVREVFKGKEKVEESDMEKLSYLNLVIKETLRLHPPGSVIYRENNKESVICGYTIPPRTRVLINAWAIGRDPQYWEDPESFKPERFENDPMDFTGNQFKYMPFGSGRRICPGISFGLANVCTPLAHLLYHFDWELPHGTTPHTLKLSELPGLAIGVKNDIFFIAAPPPAA from the exons ATGGTGAAAGTTGGGCAAAAGACAGATGAAATCATGGGAGACATCATAAAGGAGCACAGAAACAACTTAGGCAGTGGGAAAACGGGTAGTGGAGAATCAGGTAGTGAGGACATAGTTGATGTCCTCATAAAGCTAAAGGATAGCGACAGTCTTCCAATGTCTATCACAGACGACAACATCAAAGCTGTTATTCTC GACTTGTTTGCAGGAGCAGTGGACACATCAAAGACAACCACCGTGTGCGCAATGGTGGAAATGGTGAAGAATCCGAGGGTGTTGGCGAAAGCACAAGCCCAAGTAAGGGAAGttttcaaagggaaagaaaaggTAGAAGAGAGCGATATGGAAAAGCTGTCATACTTGAATCTAGTGATCAAAGAAACTCTGAGGCTTCATCCCCCAGGTTCTGTGATATACAGGGAGAACAACAAAGAAAGTGTGATTTGTGGATACACCATTCCGCCCCGAACAAGAGTTCTTATCAATGCCTGGGCCATCGGCAGGGATCCCCAGTACTGGGAAGACCCGGAGAGCTTTAAACCAGAGAGATTCGAAAATGACCCAATGGATTTCACTGGAAATCAGTTCAAATATATGCCATTTGGGAGTGGAAGGAGGATCTGCCCTGGTATTTCATTTGGTTTAGCAAATGTTTGCACTCCTTTGGCACACTTGCTTTACCACTTTGATTGGGAACTCCCTCATGGAACCACACCTCATACCTTGAAGCTCTCAGAGCTGCCTGGATTAGCCATAGGAGTAAAGAATGACATTTTCTTCATTGCTGCTCCTCCTCCTGCTGCTTAA
- the LOC116006311 gene encoding premnaspirodiene oxygenase-like — MENFVSFALFLSFLILVYIQWKKQRRGKMPPGPMKLPIIGNLLHITGPVLPHRALRDLARKYGGLMSLQIGEISAVVVSSPDMAKEFLRTHDLAFATRAETLAGSILLYNNSDIVLGPYGDYWRQMRKICITELLNPRLVKSFSSIRHDEIHRLLADVRSSAGRPFNVSERIFLFTSSIICRAAFGEVFTGREQFIQQAKDISVLTGSFDFADMFPSWKALHPLFGNKSEILKTHLKTDSIIENIIKDHRNKLESGSAEDCIIDVLLKLMDSGSLQVPITHDNIKAIIIDMFGAGSETSTTTTMWAMSEMMKNPRVLAKAQAEVREVFKGKEMLEESDVEQLPYLKTVVKETLRCHPPTPLIATRECREETVVNGGYTIPLKTKVMVNAYALATDPQYWEEPERFIPERFEDNSVDFNGSHFQYVPFGAGRRICPGLAFGFANTVSPLAHLLYNFDWKLPEGVTEESLDMTEMLGLAVARKNDLVLIPSIPSLS; from the exons ATGGAGAACTTTGTTTCCTTtgctctctttctttctttcctcaTTTTAGTGTACATACAATGGAAGAAGCAAAGGCGAGGGAAAATGCCGCCGGGCCCCATGAAGCTTCCGATCATCGGAAACTTGCTCCACATAACAGGTCCGGTGCTCCCCCACCGTGCCCTGAGAGATTTGGCGAGAAAATACGGCGGCCTGATGAGCCTTCAAATCGGAGAAATTTCGGCGGTGGTGGTGTCGTCACCCGACATGGCCAAAGAGTTCCTAAGAACTCACGACCTGGCTTTCGCGACCAGGGCGGAAACCCTGGCCGGAAGCATACTTTTGTACAATAACTCCGACATCGTACTTGGGCCGTACGGGGATTACTGGAGACAAATGAGAAAAATATGCATCACTGAGCTCCTCAACCCACGACTCGTTAAATCCTTCAGCTCCATCCGCCACGATGAGATCCACCGTCTATTGGCCGACGTCCGTTCATCTGCCGGCCGCCCCTTCAACGTCTCCGAGAGAATCTTTTTATTTACCAGCTCCATTATATGTCGAGCCGCATTCG gtgaGGTGTTCACGGGAAGAGAGCAGTTCATTCAGCAAGCAAAGGATATATCAGTGTTGACTGGCAGCTTTGATTTTGCGGATATGTTTCCGTCCTGGAAGGCTCTTCATCCCCTCTTCGGAAACAAGAGCGAGATACTCAAAACTCATCTTAAAACAGATTCAATCATAGAAAACATCATTAAAGATCACAGAAACAAATTGGAAAGCGGTAGCGCTGAGGATTGCATCATCGATGTCCTCCTCAAACTCATGGACAGCGGCAGCCTTCAAGTTCCCATCACCCACGACAACATCAAAGCCATCATCATA GATATGTTTGGAGCTGGAAGTGAAACGTCAACGACAACGACGATGTGGGCGATGTCGGAAATGATGAAGAATCCGAGGGTGTTGGCGAAGGCACAAGCGGAAGTGAGGGAagtattcaaagggaaagagaTGCTGGAGGAGAGTGACGTGGAGCAACTGCCATACCTGAAAACGGTGGTTAAAGAAACGCTGAGGTGTCATCCTCCGACGCCATTGATAGCCACGAGGGAGTGCCGGGAAGAGACGGTGGTCAACGGCGGCTACACCATACCGCTGAAAACCAAAGTGATGGTCAACGCCTACGCCTTAGCCACGGACCCCCAGTACTGGGAGGAGCCGGAGAGGTTTATACCCGAGAGATTTGAGGACAATTCGGTTGATTTCAATGGAAGTCATTTTCAGTATGTGCCTTTTGGAGCTGGTAGGAGAATTTGTCCCGGGCTTGCGTTTGGTTTTGCCAATACTGTTTCTCCTTTAGCGCATTTGCTCTACAACTTTGACTGGAAACTGCCGGAGGGAGTTACAGAGGAGAGTTTGGACATGACAGAAATGCTTGGATTGGCTGTGGCAAGGAAGAATGATCTTGTACTCATTCCTTCCATTCCATCTCTTTCTTag
- the LOC116007394 gene encoding B3 domain-containing transcription factor VRN1-like, translating into MEICNSFFAIVRQSVIDRKRLRIPGELIQKYKDELSDIVKFCLPSGGEWVVHFKKNKKMAWFDDGFESFMEDNSIGINYLLLFKYTKDSRFNVHIFDLTATEIDYPCNSHGAQKRCDSVKGILGGGGDCSSGDDGIDQSIFGSGMKRQRTTSLKEQRMYHSYESKVRKVKERSVILEGSDDANKHNIPKREKIEGNVVFQNPHVAVRLTESNVLRISMYVAADFVRSLLPGKPRSIYLEDENGKRWIVKCRFRSRRVSHLSYGWRPFVQHKKLVAGNVCVFELVKDSPADKPVLKVYIFPSWEDLPQIASH; encoded by the exons ATGGAGATCTGCAATTCCTTCTTCGCAATAGTTCGGCAGTCCGTCATCGATCGGAAACGACTT AGGATCCCAGGGGAATTGATTCAGAAATACAAGGATGAACTCTCTGACATTGTCAAGTTCTGTCTCCCTAGTGGTGGTGAATGGGTCGTGCACtttaagaagaataagaaaatgGCATGGTTTGATGATGGTTTTGAGAGCTTCATGGAGGATAACTCTATTGGCATCAACTACTTGTTGCTCTTCAAATATACAAAAGACTCGCGATTTAATGTCCATATTTTTGATCTGACTGCGACAGAAATTGATTATCCATGTAACTCTCATGGTGCTCAGAAGAGATGTGACTCCGTGAAGGGAATCCTGGGTGGTGGTGGGGATTGCAGCAGCGGAGATGATGGGATTGATCAGTCTATCTTTGGCTCTGGCATGAAACGACAGAGAACAACTTCACTTAAAGAGCAAAGAATGTATCACTCTTATGAAAGCAAGGTGAGAAAAGTGAAGGAGAGGAGTGTGATTTTAGAAGGGAGTGATG ATGCAAACAAACATAACATTCCTAAAAGGGAGAAAATAGAAGGGAATGTTGTGTTTCAGAACCCTCATGTCGCAGTCAGGCTGACAGAATCCAATGTATTACGTATAAGTATG tACGTGGCAGCGGACTTTGTAAGAAGTCTTCTGCCGGGTAAACCTAGATCTATATATCTTGAGGATGAAAATGGGAAGAGATGGATAGTGAAGTGTAGATTCAGGTCAAGGAGGGTGAGTCATTTGTCGTATGGGTGGCGACCTTTTGTTCAGCACAAAAAACTAGTAGCGGGAAATGTTTGTGTTTTTGAGTTGGTCAAGGATTCCCCAGCTGATAAACCTGTATTGAAGGTGTACATATTCCCTTCCTGGGAAGACTTGCCCCAGATTGCCTCGCATTAG
- the LOC116007091 gene encoding transcription initiation factor TFIID subunit 15b-like → MNRPGDWNCRSCQHLNFQRRDSCQRCGEPRPGGDRGGDYGSFGGMRGGGGSSFGGLTGPDVRPGDWYCAVGHCGAHNFASRSSCFKCGAFKDDSSAAGFDADHVSRSRPGYGFGSGSGGGSRTGWKSGDWICTRSGCNEHNFASRMECFRCSAPRDSGNKYSY, encoded by the exons ATGAATAGGCCAGGAGACTGGAACTGCCGGTCATGTCAGCACTTGAACTTCCAAAGGAGAGACAGCTGTCAAAGGTGTGGAGAGCCCAGACCCGGCGGTGATAGGGGAGGCGACTATGGGAGCTTCGGCGGAATGAGAGGCGGCGGCGGCTCCTCCTTTGGAGGCCTCACCGGCCCCGATGTCCGTCCCGGCGACTGGTACTGCGCCGTCGGCCATTGCGGTGCCCATAACTTCGCCAGCCGCTCAAGCTGCTTCAAGTGCGGCGCCTTCAAGGATGACTCCTCCGCCGCCGGCTTTGACGCCGACCACGTCTCGAGGTCCCGACCCGGCTACGGCTTCGGCAGCGGAAGTGGTGGTGGCAGCCGCACCGGTTGGAAGTCCGGCGACTGGATTTGTACTAg GTCGGGGTGCAACGAGCACAACTTTGCTAGCCGGATGGAGTGTTTCCGATGCAGTGCGCCCCGGGACTCCGGCAACAAGTATTCTTACTGA